The window ATACTTGTTGTCCGGGTCTGCTAATAAATGCAGCTCTCCAACCAGCCCAAAGTGCGCCAGCAACATCCCAACCATGTGCAGCAATAAGCATACAGTCTTGTGGTTTAACGTTCATTTTATTGGCTGCCCAATGATAAACATCGGTAAAAGGCTTGAATTTACCAACAGACTCAATACTTAATAACGCATCAAAATAAGGTGTTAAACCTACGTTTTTAAATTTGTTTTTTAAGCTTTCTGTGTCTGAGTTAGTAAGTGCTACCAAAGTATATCCTTCCTTTTTTAATACTGCTAAGGCATCCTTAACTTCTGGATGCGGTGGTAAATTCTGCATGGCACTTGCAACAATTTTTCTTGCTTCATCTTCAGAAATTAGAATATCATTATTTGCAGCAACCATTTGCAGAGCGGCAGCACCAATATGACCAAACGGTTTGTATTGTCCGCTTGCAGAAACCACTAACGAATATTGTAACATTGTTGTAAACCATAAGGATAGTAAATCTTCTTTTCCGCCTAAAGCGGCTCCAATCCGTTTTTTCATAGCGGTTAGATCTAAAAGGGTTTCGTTTACATCAAAGAATAATACTTTAGGTTTGGTTTTCATTTTATGAAGATATGTAATGTTTTACTTTCGGTTTACTCTAGAAGCATCAAAAACTAATTTGCTAAGGCAATTTTATTAATGGTAAATTCCATTTCAGAAATATCTGCAGTAACCTCATGAATCCTAGAGTTTGTGAAATATAAATAACCATCGTATATGCTAAAGGTATCTGCCCATTTTATGGCATTACCTTCCACTAAAGTATGTATACTACCATCTGGTTTGCGATACTTGATTTTGTTATGTTCTAAATCTGCGTAATATAAGTTTCCGTTTTCGTCAAAAATCATTCCATCTGGTGCAGAAGTTTTAGCTTCAAAAGTTACTGCGTTTTCAATCTCTTTTTCATCATCCAAAATTAGTGCTTTTGTTGGTATGCTGAATAAACTATAACCCGAAAGAGCATGGTAGTATAATTTGTTATTCTTGGAATCTAAAGCAATTCCATCGGAATGTACAGCATTTGTCCATTTCTTATTTTCAAAAGTTAAAAAATCTAATTCTGCTGCTGTCGAAGGATGATTATCTAAAACTCTAGTGAACTTTTCCGTTTTTAAATCTAAAATGACTAAACCAGAATTACCAGAATCTGTGAAGTAGATTTTGTTATTCTTTTTGTCAAGACGTAAATCGTTTATATAAGAATTAGGATGATAAGCATCTTCATTCAAAATATAAGTATGCTCTAAATTTTTGGTGTTTATATCAAAAACAAAAATTCTAGGTGCATCTACAACTTCTTGAAAAAGTGCACTTCTGGTATCTAAAATGTAAATCAGATCGTCGTAAACCACCACAGATTGTACCCCAACAAATTTATTAGTTTCTGTTTTTTCTCCTATTTCCCAAGAGTTCCATGCTTCATTTGGAAAAGCAGCGTTTGTTCCATTTGTAATTTCTGCTACAGCATTCTTAACTCCTTTTCTCCACCTTGGAAAGTTTACAAAAACACGACCTGCATTACTCACGGAAACCCCAGTTACTTGTTGCCCTTTAAAGGATGCTATTTGCGTTATTTTTGGTGTTTCGGTTTGTGCCGTAACAGGTTTAGTTTCCACTTTGTTTTCTGTTTTTTCTTTACAAGAAAGCAGTAAAACAGAAAGGATAAGGATGTAGCTGAAATTTTTCATTGATATGTTTTTCTTAATAAAAATACATTATTTTAACTTGTGTAAAGCAGATACTATTTCTGAAGGTTCTGCACGTGCTGTGTAATCTGCATCTAAAAATGCATACGTGATAATTCCGTTGGTATTAATAATATAAGTGGCAGCTAAAGGTAAGGTGTTACTAGTATCTCCATTTACCTTATTTAAACCAAAACCAGCGTTATACATAGAAGCGACGTCGTCTGTTAACGTGTAAACAACACCATATTCTTTTGCAATAGTGTTTCCTACATCACTTAAAACGGCAAATTCTAAATTGTTTTTTTCGGAAGTACTCAAAGAGTTATCCGGTAATTCTGGTGTTAAAGCTAAAAGTGTAGCGCCTTCGTTCTTAAATTCAGGTAATTTTTCTTGTAAAGCATGCAATGTGATATTGCAATACGGACACCAACCACCTCGATACCATGTTAAAACTACAGGTCCGTTTTTAAGTACATCGTTTAACGTAATCGCTTCGTTTAAGGCATTTTTTAAAGTGAAATTGGGTGCTTTGTCACCAACATTTAAGGCAGTATCTAGTACGCCAGATTTAGCAACACTAGCAATGCCGTCGGCATATATTTGTTTCTTTTCGTCTGTAAATTTCGCGGCACCTGCTTGACGTACTTTATCTAATAAAACGTCTAATTCTCCAGTGTTTTTATTGTTGTCCATGGGTTGTGTATTAAACAATGGGTTACATTAAACCGATTGTTGTTCTTTAATTAATTCGGTTAAAACTTGTTTAAAAGTTTCTACAGGTTGCGCTCCTGTAACGGCGCTTTTACGATTAAAAACAATAGTTGGTACAGAGTTTACACCCATGTTTTTCCAATAGTCTTGTTTCGTTCTTACTTCTTTACGTGCTTCTTCATTATCTAATTTAGTTAAAGCTTCGTCTGCAGGAAGACCAACACTTAAAAGTACTTCTTTTAAAACATCTTTTTTAGACACATCTTTTCTATCGCTAAAAAACGCTTTAGTCAATGCCATTTTTAGTTCGGTTTGCTTTCCGAAGTCTTTAGCATATTCTAATAAAACGTGAGCATCAAAAGTGTTCACCATACGCATTTCATCAAAATAATCGAAGGTAAAACCTAATTCCGCACCAGCTTCTGTCATCATTTGCTTCGATTGGTTTTGTTGCTCTGTCGTAGAACCATATTTTTCTGTAATATGCTCGTTTACATTTTGACCTTCGGCTGGCATATTTGGGTTTAACTCAAATGGTTGCCATTCTATTTCAATTTGATCTTGAATACCAAGTTCTTGGATTGCTTTTTCCAAACGCTTGTATCCAATGGTACACCACGGACACACAACGTCTGAAACGATATCTATTTTAAGTTTTTTTGACATCATTAAAAAGTTATTAGTTCACTAATTTGAAGTTCTCCTTTTACATTGCTATAGTTTTTTATATCTGCAGCAAAGGTTTCGGCATGAGGTCCAAAAGACTCTTGAAAAGACGCTACACTATCAAATTTCAAATGTGCGATGGCTACATAAGGCGCCGGTTCACCAGGAACTCTGCTAGCCAATCCTAAATCTAATTCTAAACCTTTTAAAGCACTACCAAGAGCATCTACGATCATTGGTAAATGTTTTGTTTTATAATATGCTGCATCAAACTGTACATCTTTGCCGTTTGGATACATTACAGATACTTTTATCATGATATTTTTTTTTATAAAATTAATAAACCTTCCTCAAAAAAAGAGGAAGGTTTACAGCTATTAATCTGTAGTTTTAGGACTACAATTTTATTTTTTCCAAGCAAATTTTTGAAAACCAGCATCCACAGGTGTATTTGCAATATGGTTTGTATAATTGCTAATTACTTTTTGAGATAATCCTAAAATGATTTCTAATACTTGTTGTTCTCCATATCCAGCTGCGTAAAAAGCATCTAAATCTGCTTGTGATACGTTACCACGATTTCTAACAACAGATAAAGTCATTGTACGTAAAGCTTCTAATTTAGCGTTTTCTAAAGGTGTTTCGTTACGTAAAGCTTCAGTAATAGCATCATCTACTTTCATCATTTTTGCAATTCCTGTATGTGCAGGAACACAGTAATGACATGCGTGTTCTACGTTGATTGTTTGCCAAACGACAGTCAATTCTTCTTCGTTAAATGAGGTTTGTGTAAATAATTCGTGTAAGGTTTGGTATGCGGTTAATAATTGAGGTGACGCAGCTAATACACCGTGTAAACCAGGAATCATTCCATAAGCTTTTTGAGAGTTTTCTAATAAAGGTTTGCTTGCTTCAGGAGCAGTTTCAATGTTGTGAATTTTTAATGTTGTCATAATTTTTCTTTTTAGTTTAATATGTATGTTAATTTTATCTAAACGTTCGTTTAGTTATTGTGTAAAAAAAATGTTTTATAAATTTTGGAAGGTCATTTCTATATAATCTTCTATTTCTTGTTTGGTATTAACTCTTGCTGCAGCTGCTAAACCATGTTTTGCTAATAATAAATAATTAGCTTGTTTTGCTATCGTTTGCGCATCTTTTGTAGCATCCATTTGTAATTTTTCTATAATGATGGATTTTAAATTATCCATAAATGAATTCATTTGTGTTTGGATGCATACATCTTCTTTTTCAGAAAATTCATTATACGTATTGGTTACAAAACAACCTTTTATTTCGTCGGTTTTAAAATTGGAACTTACAGAATCGTAAAAGAATTGTTTAATGTCTGCAACACCATTTGTTCCGTTTTTTAGCTTTTGTAAATAAGCGTTTACTTTAGACTTATAAAGATTTAAGCTTTCTAGAAATAATCCGTGTTTGTTGCCAAAACTAGAATATATAGAGAACTTGTTAATGCCCATTTCTTTTTCAAGCATTTGCATAGAGGTAGTTTCATAGCCATTTTTCCAAAAAAGGTGCATCGCTTTTTCTACTACTTCTTGTTCGTTATATTGTTTCTTTCTAGCCATATTTGCTTTCCGTGAAAACGGAATATTCTAATTACAGGACAAAACTAACTAATCGTTTAGTAATAAAAAAACGTTTTAACTTTTATTTATAGTTTGGTTGCAAAGGATTATTTTAATTTTACTGGAAAATATATATTAAAATGCTTTTATATGGGCACTTATTCATAGCGAATTCATGAAGCAAAAGAAAAAAACATCTAAAGAGATAAAGAAGCCTTGGCCAACTAAAGATGCCATGGAACAAGTTTATGAAAGGAAACTTTGGGGTAGTAATAGTGCTGCATTTTATTCTGGAGAAGGATCGCATGACCCAGAATTGGTTTCTCCATATTTAGATTGCATTATTTCCTTTTTGAATTCTTTTAAAAATAAGCTAGTAGTTTGCGATTTAGGCTGTGGAGATTTTAATGTGGGTAAAGAATTGGTCAAGCATACTAAAAGATATATTGGGGTCGATATTGTTTCTAATCTTATTGCACATAATAAAAGAACTTTTAAAGCTGAAAATTTAGAATTTCAATGTTTGGATATTGCAGTAGACAATTTGCCTTCTGGCGACTGTGTTTTATTACGACAAGTATTACAGCATCTCTCGAATGCTGAGGTACAAAATATACTGAATAAATTAGCAGATTTTAAATATATCATTATAACCGAGCATGTACCGGAAGGTCATTTTGTACCGAATGCAGCTATTATTTCGGGACAAGGAATTAGACTAAAAAAGAAAAGTGGTTTAGATGTGTTAGTTGCTCCTTTTTATTTTAAGGTACAAGAAGAAAAACAGTTATTATCCATTCCTTTAAAGGATGGGAAAGGCGTAATTGTAACATCACTTTATACCGTTTAGAATCTACTTTAGTAAAGGAGAAAGGTATAAATAGTTCAGATTTAATGAAAATACTTCTTCCTGAAATGTATTGGTGTTTCTCCGGTTTTAGCTTTGAAAAATTTTGAAAAATAAGCGTAATCCGAAAATTCTAACGTATTTGCAACATTGGCTAAATTATTATTAGAATGTACTATTAGTCTTTTAGATTCTAATAATATTCTTTCTGAGATTAGCTGACTCGTAGTTTTATTTAAAGTTTGCTTTACTACTCTATTGAGATGCTTTGTGGTTATATGTAATTGGTTGGCATAAAATTTTGGTAGTTTCTCTTTATAAAAATGCGTGTTTATGGCATTTTCTAAGTTTTCTAATATTATAGAATAGCTTGGAGATACCAATTTCTCTATGTTTATATCTGCAGTGTATGCACGTGTTAATTCTATATAAATGCTGTTTATAAGGTTTGTTATTTTTAGTTCTTTTAAAAGATGGTCTTGCTGATATTCTGCATAGGCCTCTTGGAATTTTAATTGTAATTCGTTTCTTTTTTCTTGTGGTACTTCTAATAAAGGCGGATTTTGATAGGAATAAAAAAACGGAAATGAATGTAGTGTATGGTCTAAAAATTTCATCTCATAGAATTCTTGTGAATGGAAAAAGATATAGCCTTCCGGTTTGGTGTCAAATTTCCAAAAATGGGTTTGCCCTGGTTTTAAAAAGAAAACTTTTCCAGGGTTTATAGTATAAGAATTAAAATCAATTTCATGGGTTCCAGTTCCTTCCGTAAAGAGAACACAGAGATAGAAATTATGACTGTGTGGTTTGCTAATTAAGTCCTTGTTGCGTGCTATGTGGTTAGAAAAAGAATTGATATACAAATCTTTTAGAGGTTTCGATTTTTGAAACTGATCAATTTTTAAAACAGGTATCTTCATAGTAAATGTCTTAAAAGTACAAAAAATGGCGAATATTCTATAGGATTATTAGGGTTTTATTGTTCTAGTTTTGTGGTACCATTAATTCATAGATTATGAGCGTAGTTGTTAATGCATTAAGTTGTAAATGTCCTAATTGTAAAAAAGGAAATATTTTTAATAATAGAGGTAGTTTGTTGTTGTTCAAGATTCCTAAAATGAGTGCTAGGTGTAAGGAATGTGATTTTAAGTTTGAAAGAGAACCAGGATTCTTTTTTGGGGCAATGTTTGTTAGTTATGCGCTTGCAGTAGCACAAATGATAGCAAGCCTTATTGTATTTTGGTATTTTATTGATTTATCTCCTTTAAGAGTCTTTTTAATTATTACTTTAATAGCCCTGTTGCTAGGAGCAGTTAATTATAGAGTTTCAAGATCTATTTGGATTTATCTGTTTTATTAAGATTGGTTTTTGGGTTTTTGTTGGAGGTTTCATTGTGTATTGAGAGTAAACAGAAATGGGAAATCTCTTTGCTAACCAAGTAGTTCTAATTAAATACTTCTCTAAAACAAAAAGCTACAGTAATTAAACCATAGCTTTGTTATTCTTCTTTCTATACTAGTAATAGTTAGGGTGTAAATAGACTATTTATTCGTTGTGTTCTATGTTTTTCAGATTTTCTCCAAATGGATTGGTCCATTTCCCATTATCAAATGCAATAATTCCATATTCATTATGGTAAAACCTATTTCCGTATTCGGTTTGTTTTTCAATTCCTGCAACGTAATCTGGAAGACAAAAAGTAGATCCGTTTTCTGTAACTTCAGTGTAACCATCATCACAAGGGTCTGAATCACAAGAGTAAAAGGATACAATTAATACTGCAAATATTCTTAAGTATAATTTTTTGTTTTTCATTTTTGAAGTTATTAACGATTTGCTAAGTGTTTAAAGTGTCAATTTAACAAAAATAAACAGAATATAAAATAGGTAAGGATACCTGTAAGTAACTTTAAACTAGTGATCTGTTTTAGACGTTTTACTAGTCGTTCTTAATTACAATTATTGTTATAATATTTCACTACATCTTCAATGCCATAACGCTTAAAATCCTTTGCTTTGATTTTGCTTATTAATTCATTACAATCCCCAAAATATTTTTTGGTGAGTTTAATAAATTTCTTAGAATATGTATTTGCTAGTTTTAAATTAGTGACTATATCACTTCCTTTTTTTGCTATGTAATAAGTTGTTTTTGGGTGGTTTGTAAATCCGTATCCTCCACCCATCATATTTGGACCATAAGCTGCTCCACTTGAATAATCTTGATATAAAGTTACTTCTCCAACTATAACTACTTCTAAAAGTTTAACGCTTCCAAACCCTGCAGAGCCTTCAATTATTTTGTGTTTATAATTTTGTTCTACACCATCGTCATTATATATAGTCAGTTTTTCTACTGTCTTGTAATCATAAATTTCTTTAGTTGCACCTTTTGTTTTTTTTAAAAGAATTTTTCCATCCTCTATAATTCTTCCCAATCCGTGGATACTACTTCCGTCTTTTAAGGTTACCGAAATTTTATTTTGCGCAGTTAATTTGGAAATGAAAAATAGAGAAATAACGAGTAGAAATAGATTTTTCATAATTTGGTGTTTTTCTTTATTGCATTTAAAAGCAACACATTTCAGAGTGTTTTTTTATTAGAACGACTAAGTGAAAAAAACGCTAATCTTCTAACTCTTTCTTTTCCTTTTTCTCTATAACAATAGGATGTGCTTTGTAAAAAGCTTCTAAAGCAGAAAAATCATCTGGTTTATCTATGATGTTTTTGTCGGCATCTAGAATAAAATAAGTTGGTGTTGCCGAAACACCGTAAGCGTTGCCAATCGGGTTGTCCCATTTTCCTTCCCCATACACATGATTAAATACTGGAAAGTCGTATGTTTTATCTTTCCATCTGTAAATATCATTCTCTAAAGCAACAGCAATTACTTTTAGTTTGCCCGTTTCTAAGTTTTTTGTGTATTCATGAAGTTTTGGTAATTCTTCTAAACAATGTGAACAAGTACTACTCCAAAAAACGACTACATATTGTGCGGCCTCTTTAAAATCGTAAAGTTTTACAAGGTCTACTTGTTTGTCTTTAGGGATTTCTAAAGTAAAGTTAGGAGCAAGGGCACCAATTGAAGTGTTTTTATAAACAGTTAGTTTTTCAATTAATGTATTATCCCTTTTTACTTTTGCTATTGGCAATAAATACGTCTCTGCAATATGGTTAGCAACTTCCTCTTTTTTACCATCTGCAAATTGGTTGAAAAGCACTTCTGCTATAATTTCCTTAATAGTAGTATTCTCTCCAATTGCTGTAATAACCGTATCGACATTGTTTATATATCCAATATTTTCATCTGTTGGATTTGTAAACGTAAACACATAGTTTAAAACGGTTTCAATTAAAAAGCTAGAGCTTTGTAAGGTCGCATTGCTAAAATCTATATTGTTAAAATAATTCGCTTTTAAGTTTTTTGAAAACGTCTGTGCATCTTCCATTTCTGTTGGAATATATGGCTTACTTGCTTTAATAAAATGAGAAGCTAGCATACCTTCGGAAGCTTTTTCAAATTCATTTTGTGTTTCAGCTAATACATTAAAAGCCTTTCGAAATTCTTTTTTACTTTCTTTATTGTTAGAATAATATGCGTTTATGTTCTTGCTAACTGCTTGTAAACTTTCTGTATAAGCGCCTAATAATTTGTTTTCTTGAGATGCTATGTATTTTACACCTTCGTCTAAATTAAAAGTAAGTTCTATATCTTCTTTTGCATTGTATATAAAATCGAAATTATACTCATCTTGCGGCAAAGCATACACGATTCGGTACATCCCTTTGGTAACTGTTGTATCCAATTTGAATTGAAAATTACCAATGCTATCTATTTCTGCATTATTTACATAAAGCGAAGTCGTTGGTGTAACTTTGTAAAGTATGGCGAATTTAAATTCGTCTGCAGGAGTGAAAGTTCCTTTAATAGTGTGTTGTGCTAATAAAATGCTTGGTAAAAAAGCGATTAAAAAAAGTAATTTTTTAGTCATTGTAATTGGTTTTCTTATACTATTTCAAAGGTTATGCCAAAATAGGTTTTAAAGCGTTTAATGCTTTATCTACAGTGTTTATTCTATCAAAAGTAAGCAATAATCTTAAACCTGCTCTGGTCTGTTTTTCTTTCATTTTACATGCTTGCGGATTTGTTTGAATGTATTGCAAGACTTTACTAAACCCTGAGCTTTGGTAAAAAGCGCTTTGTTGGTCGTTAATAAAATAACCAACAAGCTTGCCTTTTTTCATAATGATTTTCTCTAAACCTAATTTGGTGGCAATCCATTTTATTCTAACCGAATTTAATAAGTCTACAACCTGCGTTGGTAGCTCGCCAAACCTATCGATAAGATGGGTTTCAAAAACGGTAAGTTCTTCTTCTGTTTTAATATTATTTAATTGCGTGTAAAGGTTTAATCTTTCGGTAATATTGTTGACATAATCGTCTGGAAAAAGGAGAGAGAAATCACTGTCAATAGTAATGTCTTTTACAAACTCTTTTTCTTTTCCGTCGTCTGGATATAAATCTTTAAACTCGTTTTCTTTAAGCTCTTCAATGGCTTCGTTTAATATTTTCTGATAGGTATCAAAACCAATATCATTGATGAAACCACTTTGTTCGCCACCAAGTAAATCTCCTGCACCACGAATTTCTAAATCTTTCATGGCAATGTTAAATCCGCTACCAAGTTCTGTAAATTGCTCTAGAGCAGTAATACGTTTTCTGGCATCGGTTGTCATTGCCGAATATTCTGGCGTTATAAAATAACAGAATGCTTTTTTATTTGATCTACCAACACGACCACGCATTTGGTGCAAATCACTAAGTCCGAAATTATTCGCATTATTAATAAAAATGGTATTTGCATTTGGTACATCTAGACCACTTTCTACGATGGTTGTACTCACTAAAACATCAAAATCGCCATTCATAAAAGCGAGCATCAATTGTTCTAGCTTTTTACCTTCCATTTGCCCATGACCAATACCAATTTTAGCATCTGGGACCAAACGTTGTATTAAGCCTGCAACTTCCTTAATGTTTTCTATTCTATTATGAATGAAGAAAACTTGTCCGCCACGTTGAATTTCATAGCTAATAGCATCACGAATTCTTTCTTCGCTAAAGCGGATTACATTACTTTCTATAGGATAGCGATTTGGAGGTGCTGTTGTAATTACCGACATGTCTCTTGCGGCCATTAAACTAAACTGAAGCGTTCTTGGTATTGGAGTTGCTGTTAAGGTTAATACATCTACATTGTCTTTTAATGTTTTTAGTTTTTCTTTTACAGCGACACCAAATTTTTGTTCCTCGTCTACAATGAGTAGTCCTAAATCTTTAAATTTTACTTTTTTATTTACTAGTTGGTGTGTGCCAATAATAATATCTACATGTCCTTTTTCTAGTTTTTCTAGCGTTTCGCGTTTTTCTTTCGCGGTTCTAAATCGGTTTAGATAATCTACAGTTACCGGGAATTCTTTTAAACGTTCTGCAAAAGATCTAGAATGTTGGTATGCTAAAATGGTTGTAGGAACCAGAACGGCAACTTGTTTGCCATTATCTACAGCTTTAAAAGCTGCACGAATAGCAACTTCTGTTTTACCAAAGCCAACATCACCACAAATTAGTCGGTCCATTGGTCTCTCACTTTCCATATCTGCTTTAATATCTGCAGTAGCTGTGGTTTGGTCTGGTGTGTCTTCGTAAATAAAGGAGGCTTCCAACTCGTGTTGCAAGTAGGAATCCGGATTGTATTGGTAGCCTTTTTCTAGCTTTCGTTTTGCATATACTTTAATAAGGTTGAATGCAATTTCTTTAACTCTAGATTTTGTTTTTTGTTTTAAAACTTTCCAAGCTTTACTACCAAGTTTATATACTTTTGGTGGTTTACCATCTTTACCGTTAAACTTGGTGATTTTATGTAGCGAGTGAATACTTAAATAGAGTATGTCACGTTCGCCATATACCAATTTAATAGCTTCTTGTTTTTTGCCTTCGACATCTATTTTTTGCAGTCCGCCAAACTTACCAATACCATGATCTATATGTGTAACATAATCGCCAATGTCTAGGTTTGTAAGTTCTTTTAAGGTTATGGATTGCTTTTTAGCGTAACCATTTTTTAAGTGGAATTTATGATAACGCTCAAATATTTGATGGTCTGTATAGCAGATGATTTTATTGTCGTTATCTACAAAACCTTGAAAAAGCGAAAGCACGATGGTTTTATAATGCACTTCTTGTTCTACGTCTTCAAAAATATCATGAAAACGTTTTGCTTGTTGCTCACTTACACAAGCAATATAATTGGTAAAACCCTTGTTGTGGTTGCTGTTTAGATTATCAATAAGTAAGTCGAAATTTTTATTGAAAGCAGGTTGTGGCGTTGTGTTAAACTCTATAGTCGTTGTGCTGGACATGACAGATGTGCTTCCAAACTCTACAACAGAAAACTCTAAAAGTTGCTTTTTTAGTAAGGTAGCATTACAGAATAATTCTTCTGGTTCTGCATGTTTTATATCTTTGGAAAGGTTACCAAAAGCTTCCACTGCTTTTTCAAAAAGGGAATCT is drawn from Lacinutrix sp. WUR7 and contains these coding sequences:
- a CDS encoding carboxymuconolactone decarboxylase family protein encodes the protein MTTLKIHNIETAPEASKPLLENSQKAYGMIPGLHGVLAASPQLLTAYQTLHELFTQTSFNEEELTVVWQTINVEHACHYCVPAHTGIAKMMKVDDAITEALRNETPLENAKLEALRTMTLSVVRNRGNVSQADLDAFYAAGYGEQQVLEIILGLSQKVISNYTNHIANTPVDAGFQKFAWKK
- a CDS encoding EthD family reductase translates to MIKVSVMYPNGKDVQFDAAYYKTKHLPMIVDALGSALKGLELDLGLASRVPGEPAPYVAIAHLKFDSVASFQESFGPHAETFAADIKNYSNVKGELQISELITF
- a CDS encoding class I SAM-dependent methyltransferase, translating into MKQKKKTSKEIKKPWPTKDAMEQVYERKLWGSNSAAFYSGEGSHDPELVSPYLDCIISFLNSFKNKLVVCDLGCGDFNVGKELVKHTKRYIGVDIVSNLIAHNKRTFKAENLEFQCLDIAVDNLPSGDCVLLRQVLQHLSNAEVQNILNKLADFKYIIITEHVPEGHFVPNAAIISGQGIRLKKKSGLDVLVAPFYFKVQEEKQLLSIPLKDGKGVIVTSLYTV
- a CDS encoding AraC family transcriptional regulator, with protein sequence MKIPVLKIDQFQKSKPLKDLYINSFSNHIARNKDLISKPHSHNFYLCVLFTEGTGTHEIDFNSYTINPGKVFFLKPGQTHFWKFDTKPEGYIFFHSQEFYEMKFLDHTLHSFPFFYSYQNPPLLEVPQEKRNELQLKFQEAYAEYQQDHLLKELKITNLINSIYIELTRAYTADINIEKLVSPSYSIILENLENAINTHFYKEKLPKFYANQLHITTKHLNRVVKQTLNKTTSQLISERILLESKRLIVHSNNNLANVANTLEFSDYAYFSKFFKAKTGETPIHFRKKYFH
- a CDS encoding TlpA disulfide reductase family protein; amino-acid sequence: MTKKLLFLIAFLPSILLAQHTIKGTFTPADEFKFAILYKVTPTTSLYVNNAEIDSIGNFQFKLDTTVTKGMYRIVYALPQDEYNFDFIYNAKEDIELTFNLDEGVKYIASQENKLLGAYTESLQAVSKNINAYYSNNKESKKEFRKAFNVLAETQNEFEKASEGMLASHFIKASKPYIPTEMEDAQTFSKNLKANYFNNIDFSNATLQSSSFLIETVLNYVFTFTNPTDENIGYINNVDTVITAIGENTTIKEIIAEVLFNQFADGKKEEVANHIAETYLLPIAKVKRDNTLIEKLTVYKNTSIGALAPNFTLEIPKDKQVDLVKLYDFKEAAQYVVVFWSSTCSHCLEELPKLHEYTKNLETGKLKVIAVALENDIYRWKDKTYDFPVFNHVYGEGKWDNPIGNAYGVSATPTYFILDADKNIIDKPDDFSALEAFYKAHPIVIEKKEKKELED
- a CDS encoding haloacid dehalogenase type II — translated: MKTKPKVLFFDVNETLLDLTAMKKRIGAALGGKEDLLSLWFTTMLQYSLVVSASGQYKPFGHIGAAALQMVAANNDILISEDEARKIVASAMQNLPPHPEVKDALAVLKKEGYTLVALTNSDTESLKNKFKNVGLTPYFDALLSIESVGKFKPFTDVYHWAANKMNVKPQDCMLIAAHGWDVAGALWAGWRAAFISRPGQQVFPLAPKTEINESDLQKVANILISYT
- a CDS encoding peroxiredoxin-like family protein, giving the protein MDNNKNTGELDVLLDKVRQAGAAKFTDEKKQIYADGIASVAKSGVLDTALNVGDKAPNFTLKNALNEAITLNDVLKNGPVVLTWYRGGWCPYCNITLHALQEKLPEFKNEGATLLALTPELPDNSLSTSEKNNLEFAVLSDVGNTIAKEYGVVYTLTDDVASMYNAGFGLNKVNGDTSNTLPLAATYIINTNGIITYAFLDADYTARAEPSEIVSALHKLK
- a CDS encoding TetR/AcrR family transcriptional regulator translates to MARKKQYNEQEVVEKAMHLFWKNGYETTSMQMLEKEMGINKFSIYSSFGNKHGLFLESLNLYKSKVNAYLQKLKNGTNGVADIKQFFYDSVSSNFKTDEIKGCFVTNTYNEFSEKEDVCIQTQMNSFMDNLKSIIIEKLQMDATKDAQTIAKQANYLLLAKHGLAAAARVNTKQEIEDYIEMTFQNL
- a CDS encoding L-dopachrome tautomerase-related protein, translated to MKNFSYILILSVLLLSCKEKTENKVETKPVTAQTETPKITQIASFKGQQVTGVSVSNAGRVFVNFPRWRKGVKNAVAEITNGTNAAFPNEAWNSWEIGEKTETNKFVGVQSVVVYDDLIYILDTRSALFQEVVDAPRIFVFDINTKNLEHTYILNEDAYHPNSYINDLRLDKKNNKIYFTDSGNSGLVILDLKTEKFTRVLDNHPSTAAELDFLTFENKKWTNAVHSDGIALDSKNNKLYYHALSGYSLFSIPTKALILDDEKEIENAVTFEAKTSAPDGMIFDENGNLYYADLEHNKIKYRKPDGSIHTLVEGNAIKWADTFSIYDGYLYFTNSRIHEVTADISEMEFTINKIALAN
- a CDS encoding DsbA family oxidoreductase, with the translated sequence MSKKLKIDIVSDVVCPWCTIGYKRLEKAIQELGIQDQIEIEWQPFELNPNMPAEGQNVNEHITEKYGSTTEQQNQSKQMMTEAGAELGFTFDYFDEMRMVNTFDAHVLLEYAKDFGKQTELKMALTKAFFSDRKDVSKKDVLKEVLLSVGLPADEALTKLDNEEARKEVRTKQDYWKNMGVNSVPTIVFNRKSAVTGAQPVETFKQVLTELIKEQQSV
- a CDS encoding DUF983 domain-containing protein: MSVVVNALSCKCPNCKKGNIFNNRGSLLLFKIPKMSARCKECDFKFEREPGFFFGAMFVSYALAVAQMIASLIVFWYFIDLSPLRVFLIITLIALLLGAVNYRVSRSIWIYLFY